In one window of Chanodichthys erythropterus isolate Z2021 chromosome 23, ASM2448905v1, whole genome shotgun sequence DNA:
- the si:ch211-40k21.9 gene encoding THAP domain-containing protein, with product MSCAVVDCTNRHSPGSSISFHRFPLGDKDRLHRWMANMRRHNFKPSPYSRICSHHFEDSCFYKNNKGQVCLAKTAVPTKFLIPDSFKMAWSKLYKRRKNMENYENHEFHTYSLKSDSKRKFVEEEVVLDEFVKEEDASDLDMDESSGTPVIYPTEICITAVRHDHCYRSWSSDSMAEKQEIESAKKQKHNLNLVLGKIEACRKKIKLKNAMIKRLKRKVTSLSSVISELKAKNLIETKKI from the exons ATGTCGTGTGCAGTTGTGGATTGTACTAATCGTCACTCACCAGGGTCCAGTATTAGTTTTCATCG TTTCCCATTAGGTGATAAAGATCGGCTGCATCGGTGGATGGCGAACATGAGACGTCACAATTTCAAGCCATCTCCATATTCTCGCATATGTTCCCATCACTTTGAAGACAGCTGTTTCTACAAGAACAACAAAGGTCAAGTGTGCCTTGCTAAAACGGCTGTTCCCACCAAATTTTTGATCCCGGACTCCTTTAAGATGGCATGGTCCAAATTATATAAAAGGCGGAAGAATATGGAAAATTATGAAAATCATGAATTTCATACTTACAGTCTGAAAAGTGATTCCAAAAGAAAGTTTGTGGAGGAGGAGGTCGTTTTAGATGAGTTTGTGAAGGAGGAAGACGCTTCGGATCTGGACATGGATGAATCCAGTGGGACGCCAGTGATTTATCCCACTGAAATATGTATCACTGCAGTTAGACATGATCACTGCTACCGTTCTTGGTCTTCAGACTCAATGGCAGAAAAGCAAGAGATCGAGTCGGCAAAGAAGCAGAAGCACAATTTGAACCTGGTCCTGGGAAAGATTGAGGcctgcagaaaaaaaattaaactgaagAATGCCATGATTAAAAGGTTAAAGAGAAAAGTGACTTCACTGTCCTCTGTTATTTCGGAGTTAAAAGCAAAAAATCTCATTGAGACCAAAAAAAT CTGA
- the grnb gene encoding granulin b, producing MVRAGVVVLLCVCLNVCVALICPDGGMCEDGNTCCQTPSGGYGCCPLPNAECCSDHLHCCYQGTLCDLEHSKCVNKTHSLDWVERVAITQKAVVCPDQESECPDDTTCCEMPDGSWGCCPMKNAVCCEDKQHCCPYGTTCDLVHSMCVSAIYGPSPFWRKFAASRRKPFEKKAVDPHADFSVIRDVICPDKTSTCPDNTTCCELETGSYGCCPMPKAVCCSDHFHCCPEATTCDLVHSMCLSANGFTEMATKIPAVTALKPTEKVVPCNDTVACASGTTCCKTEEGSWACCPLPKAVCCEDHAHCCPKDTVCNLAAGTCDDPADLSASIPWLTKVPTFPIAPPNQKCDETISCPGDSTCCKLASGEWGCCPLPNAVCCADHLHCCPHDTVCNLAASTCDSVNNQGPRFSVPLVKKIIAVTLPSQNQNCDESSLCPTGTTCCRLTSGSWACCPMPQAVCCADQEHCCPQGYKCDLAQKTCVRPGLPSMPWFRKKSALSVTQHSDDNTPELADPVDRHMCDAHTSCPRDDTCCFMSNLGKWGCCPLPKAVCCTDGNHCCPVGYKCNEKKTSCIKAYHEIPWYTKQEARVTKGSEVLLGDKDVKCDSTTSCASGTTCCKLPTGQWGCCPLVKAVCCEDHEHCCPQGYTCNLEFGTCDKASGVLSVPLTQLQTHIDTHLEEEELCDASTRCSKTQTCCRLSDSTWACCPYREAVCCKDMKHCCPMGYSCDPEVHGCTKASTATWWDNSL from the exons atG GTGCGTGCGGGTGTTGTAgtgttactgtgtgtgtgtctgaacgTTTGCGTCGCTCTGATTTGTCCTGATGGAGGGATGTGTGAAGATGGAAACACCTGCTGTCAAACACCATCAGGAGGATATGGCTGCTGTCCGCTACCCAAC GCAGAGTGCTGCTCCGATCACTTGCATTGCTGTTATCAGGGCACTCTGTGCGACCTGGAGCACTCTAAGTGTGTGAATAAAACACACTCTTTAGACTGGGTGGAAAGAGTCGCCATAACGCAG AAAGCAGTAGTTTGTCCAGATCAGGAGTCTGAGTGTCCCGATGACACCACCTGCTGCGAGATGCCTGATGGGAGCTGGGGCTGCTGTCCTATGAAAAAT gcCGTGTGCTGTGAAGATAAGCAGCACTGCTGTCCTTATGGAACCACATGTGACCTTGTGCATTCAATGTGTGTATCGGCCATCTATGGTCCGTCCCCCTTCTGGAGGAAATTCGCTGCTTCTCGTAGGAAACCATTTGAGAAAAAAGCAG TTGATCCACATGCAGACTTCAGTGTTATTAGAGATG TGATCTGTCCAGATAAGACTTCCACATGTCCAGATAATACAACGTGCTGTGAACTGGAAACCGGCAGCTATGGATGCTGCCCGATGCCAAAG gcTGTGTGTTGCTCTGATCACTTTCACTGCTGCCCAGAGGCCACGACCTGTGACCTTGTCCATAGTATGTGTTTGTCAGCCAATGGCTTCACGGAAATGGCCACTAAGATCCCAGCAGTCACTGCCCTGAAGCCTACAg AGAAAGTAGTTCCCTGTAATGACACAGTAGCGTGTGCAAGCGGAACCACCTGCTGTAAAACAGAAGAAGGCTCCTGGGCCTGCTGCCCTTTACCAAAG GCAGTGTGTTGTGAGGACCATGCCCACTGCTGTCCAAAAGACACGGTGTGTAACCTCGCTGCAGGCACCTGTGATGACCCTGCTGACCTCTCAGCATCAATTCCCTGGCTGACAAAGGTGCCTACCTTTCCAATAGCTCCACCCAATCAGAAATGTGACGAGACCATTTCGTGCCCCGGTGATTCCACCTGCTGCAAACTTGCATCTGGAGAATGGGGCTGCTGCCCACTGCCAAAt GCAGTGTGTTGTGCGGATCATCTCCACTGTTGTCCCCACGATACTGTGTGTAATCTGGCCGCCAGCACTTGTGACAGTGTCAACAATCAGGGTCCCCGTTTTTCTGTGCCTTTGGTGAAGAAGATCATCGCAGTGACCCTACCATCGCAGAACCAAAACTGTGACGAGTCATCGCTGTGTCCAACAGGGACAACCTGCTGTAGACTAACCTCAGGGTCATGGGCCTGCTGTCCTATGCCACAG GCCGTGTGCTGTGCCGATCAGGAGCACTGCTGTCCACAGGGCTACAAGTGTGACTTGGCTCAAAAAACCTGTGTACGTCCCGGCCTTCCCAGCATGCCCTGGTTCAGGAAGAAGTCTGCGCTGAGCGTGACCCAGCATTCTGATGATAATACTCCAGAACTGGCAGATCCGGTGGACAGACACATGTGTGACGCTCACACCAGCTGTCCAAGAGACGACACCTGCTGCTTTATGAGCAATCTCGGAAAGTGGGGCTGCTGTCCGCTGCCAAAG GCGGTGTGTTGTACGGATGGAAATCACTGTTGCCCTGTCGGCTACAAGTGTAATGAGAAGAAAACGTCCTGCATTAAAGCCTACCATGAGATCCCCTGGTACACAAAACAAGAGGCCAGGGTCACAAAGGGGTCAGAGGTGTTGCTTGGAGACAAAGATGTGAAGTGCGATTCAACGACCAGCTGTGCATCTGGTACTACCTGTTGTAAATTACCCACAGGGCAGTGGGGATGTTGTCCTCTTGTCAAG GCTGTGTGCTGTGAGGACCATGAGCACTGCTGCCCACAGGGCTACACCTGCAACCTCGAATTCGGAACCTGCGATAAAGCGTCCGGCGTGCTCAGTGTTCCTCTGACACAGTTACAGACACACATCGACACGCATTTAGAAGAGGAGGAGCTGTGTGACGCGTCCACGCGCTGCTCAAAGACCCAGACCTGCTGTAGACTATCAGACTCCACATGGGCCTGCTGTCCATATAGAGAA GCAGTGTGCTGTAAAGACATGAAGCACTGTTGCCCTATGGGATACAGTTGTGACCCGGAAGTGCACGGTTGCACTAAAGCATCCACAGCCACCTGGTGGGATAATTCTCTTTGA
- the pus3 gene encoding tRNA pseudouridine(38/39) synthase, with protein sequence MSEEVLLARVKALEEEVGRLRAQLKVERDGAGTEDRTEASDSFKPQEGEENRSKQKKRGAERPFDFSAHPRRHVALRLAYLGWQYQGFAVQENTDNTVEARLFEALLKTKLIQDRQTSNYHRCGRTDKGVSAFSQVISIDLRSTQYGGGLGVTVPADVEVKGKASAEELPYVKILNRVLPQDIRILQWAPVESGFSARFDCQSRTYRYYFPHGDLDVENMAEAAKRYEGTHDFRNLCKMDVGNGVLQFQRTILSASIQPAQLNPTCPNDPHQLYVFQVKGLAFLYHQVRCMMALLLLIGQKLEAPEIIDQLLDVEKNPRKPQYSMAVDYPLVLYDCHFEGVHWRNETEEENHILNSMHQHWVQNAVKTQVLLGMIQGLQSTTTGVTSLQCWLMEGSRQRKYQPLLERPRCESLESRIQHFVKRGRLEQEEGENGEEMTVFRGKRSKHSHLTTTNQLQEQNHGAKTEDSL encoded by the exons ATGTCAGAAGAGGTTCTGCTGGCTCGAGTGAAGGCTTTGGAGGAGGAGGTGGGGAGATTGAGAGCTCAGTTGAAAGTAGAGAGAGATGGAGCTGGGACAGAGGACAGGACTGAAGCATCAGACAGCTTCAAACCTCAGGAAGGTGAAGAGAACAGATCCAAGCAGAAGAAACGAGGAGCAGAGAGGCCCTTTGACTTCTCTGCACACCCTCGCAGACATGTGGCACTGCGGCTGGCATACCTCGGCTGGCAATATCAGGGCTTCGCCGTCCAAGAAAACACAGACAACACTGTTGAAGCCCGGCTGTTTGAGGCACTGCTGAAGACTAAACTGATCCAGGACAGACAGACCTCCAACTATCATCGCTGCGGCCGCACAGATAAAGGAGTCAGTGCTTTCTCTCAG GTTATATCCATTGATCTGCGCTCCACGCAGTATGGAGGAGGTTTAGGTGTGACTGTCCCGGCTGACGTGGAGGTCAAAGGCAAGGCTTCTGCAGAAGAATTACCCTATGTGAAGATACTTAATCGAGTCCTGCCACAGGACATTAGGATCCTGCAATGGGCCCCTGTAGAAAGCGGCTTCAGTGCACGCTTTGACTGCCAGTCCAGAACATACAGATACTACTTTCCTCATGGAGACTTGGATGTGGAAAACATGGCAGAGGCTGCTAAACG GTATGAGGGAACACATGACTTCAGGAACCTGTGTAAGATGGATGTAGGTAATGGAGTCTTGCAATTCCAAAGGACCATCTTGTCTGCCAGCATCCAGCCAGCCCAACTCAACCCCACCTGCCCTAATGACCCTCACCAACTCTATGTCTTCCAGGTCAAAGGTCTTGCTTTCCTCTATCACCAG GTTCGCTGCATGATGgctttgctgctgctgattggaCAGAAACTCGAAGCTCCAGAAATCATTGATCAGCTGCTGGATGTGGAGAAAAACCCAAGGAAACCTCAATACAG TATGGCGGTGGATTATCCTTTGGTTCTGTATGACTGCCACTTCGAGGGTGTGCATTGGAGGAATGAAACGGAGGAGGAGAACCACATCCTGAACTCGATGCACCAACACTGGGTTCAGAATGCAGTCAAGACGCAGGTTCTGCTCGGCATGATCCAAGGCCTTCAGAGCACAACCACAG GGGTGACTTCTCTGCAGTGCTGGCTCATGGAGGGCTCCAGGCAGAGGAAGTACCAGCCTCTTCTGGAGCGGCCGCGCTGTGAGAGTTTGGAGTCCAGGATCCAGCACTTTGTGAAGAGGGGAAGACTGGAGCAAGAAGAAGGAGAGAACGGGGAGGAGATGACTGTGTTCAGGGGGAAAAGATCAAAACATTCCCATCTGACGACAACAAACCAACTCCAGGAGCAAAACCATGGAGCAAAAACTGAGGATAGCCTGTAA